One genomic segment of Alphaproteobacteria bacterium HT1-32 includes these proteins:
- a CDS encoding response regulator gives MKTCLIVDDSRVIRMVARKILEELGFATKEAADGQQALDSCLEAMPEAILLDWNMPVMNGIDFLRKLRELEGGDKSVVVFCTTENDIEHIQEAIAAGANEYIMKPFDSEIIQAKLSQAGIL, from the coding sequence ATGAAAACTTGCCTCATTGTCGATGATTCCCGGGTTATCCGGATGGTCGCCAGGAAAATTCTTGAGGAACTCGGATTTGCCACGAAGGAAGCTGCTGACGGGCAGCAGGCTCTGGATTCATGTCTGGAGGCAATGCCTGAAGCAATCTTGCTGGACTGGAACATGCCGGTCATGAACGGCATCGATTTTCTGCGGAAACTGCGGGAACTCGAAGGTGGTGATAAGTCGGTTGTCGTGTTCTGCACCACTGAAAATGACATTGAGCATATTCAGGAAGCGATCGCGGCAGGCGCAAACGAATACATCATGAAGCCGTTCGACAGCGAGATCATCCAGGC
- a CDS encoding chemotaxis protein CheW — MSQTLPAHRARTDIEAVGTTQQYVTMTIADQLFGIPVLTVQDVLGPQKITRVPLSPPEVAGSLNLRGRVVTAVNMRRRLSLPPQADESDNMSIVVEHGGELYSLIIDEVGEVLSLNNSIFERNPGTLDPRWREIAAGVYRLDKELMVVLDVNRVLDISNIAA, encoded by the coding sequence ATGAGCCAGACACTTCCAGCACATCGGGCAAGGACGGATATTGAGGCCGTCGGCACGACCCAGCAATATGTCACGATGACAATTGCCGATCAGCTGTTTGGTATTCCCGTGCTGACGGTTCAGGATGTTCTCGGACCGCAGAAAATTACGCGGGTGCCCCTCAGCCCGCCAGAAGTGGCCGGGTCGCTTAATTTGCGTGGCCGTGTTGTGACGGCGGTAAATATGCGCAGACGCCTCTCTCTGCCGCCACAGGCGGACGAATCAGATAATATGAGCATCGTGGTTGAGCATGGTGGTGAACTCTATAGTCTTATTATCGACGAGGTCGGCGAAGTTCTCTCGCTGAACAACAGTATTTTCGAGCGCAATCCGGGAACACTGGATCCGAGATGGCGGGAAATTGCAGCAGGGGTATACCGGCTGGACAAAGAACTAATGGTAGTTCTTGATGTAAACCGAGTACTGGATATTTCGAATATTGCCGCATGA